In Clostridium sp. JN-1, one genomic interval encodes:
- the spoIVA gene encoding stage IV sporulation protein A has protein sequence MDNFDIYNDIAERTQGDIYVGVVGPVRTGKSTFIKRFMELMVIPKIENSYKKERAKDELPQSSSGKSIHTTEPKFIPNEAIEVNLNENTKFKVRMVDCVGYIVKNALGYMDGEHAKMVTTPWYDYEIPFEEAAEIGTKKVINEHSTIGLVVTTDGSITEIPREDYVEAEERVINELKDINKPFIVVLNSEHPYKPETISLKKEIEEKYDVPVQCMNVLNMNEGDITNVFERVLREFPIKEINIDMPEWIEKLEVSHWLKVDFIDVVKEMCKNIYKVRDINKSIDSLKDVEFMGKSNIDEINMGQGVARINLKPKDNLFYNILSEVCETEISGESELLSAVKEMHAAKTEYDKIAQALTDVKETGYGLVAPQLSEMKLEEPEMVKQGNRFGVKLKASAPSLHFIRADIETEISPIMGTERESEEMVKSLLEQFESDPSKIWQSNMFGKSLEILVKEGLQNKLYKMPEDVQIKIQKTLQKIINEGNGGLICIIL, from the coding sequence TTGGATAACTTTGATATATACAATGATATAGCAGAAAGAACTCAGGGGGATATCTATGTTGGGGTAGTTGGACCTGTCAGAACTGGAAAGTCGACATTTATAAAGAGATTTATGGAACTTATGGTTATACCTAAAATTGAAAATTCTTATAAGAAAGAAAGGGCAAAAGATGAACTGCCTCAAAGTTCATCGGGAAAATCAATTCATACTACAGAACCTAAATTTATTCCCAATGAAGCTATAGAAGTAAATTTAAATGAGAATACTAAGTTTAAAGTTAGAATGGTTGATTGTGTTGGATATATTGTAAAAAATGCATTAGGTTATATGGATGGAGAACATGCAAAAATGGTTACTACTCCATGGTATGATTATGAAATACCTTTTGAAGAAGCTGCTGAAATAGGAACCAAAAAAGTTATAAATGAGCATTCTACAATAGGGCTTGTGGTAACTACAGATGGATCTATTACAGAAATACCTAGGGAAGATTATGTTGAAGCAGAAGAGAGAGTAATAAATGAACTCAAGGATATAAATAAGCCATTTATAGTTGTGTTAAACTCAGAACATCCATATAAACCAGAGACAATTTCATTAAAAAAAGAAATTGAGGAAAAATATGATGTACCAGTTCAATGTATGAATGTTTTGAATATGAACGAGGGAGATATAACTAACGTATTTGAGAGAGTACTTAGAGAATTTCCTATAAAAGAAATAAATATTGATATGCCAGAGTGGATTGAAAAATTAGAAGTATCACATTGGTTAAAAGTTGATTTTATAGATGTAGTTAAGGAAATGTGCAAAAATATATATAAGGTTAGAGATATAAATAAGTCTATAGACAGTTTAAAAGATGTTGAATTCATGGGTAAATCAAATATAGATGAAATAAATATGGGGCAGGGAGTAGCTAGGATAAATTTAAAACCTAAGGATAACTTGTTTTATAATATTTTAAGCGAAGTTTGTGAAACCGAAATTTCAGGAGAGAGTGAGCTGCTTTCAGCTGTTAAGGAGATGCATGCTGCAAAGACTGAGTATGACAAAATAGCCCAAGCTTTAACTGATGTAAAGGAAACTGGATATGGATTAGTTGCTCCTCAGCTTTCAGAAATGAAATTGGAAGAACCTGAAATGGTTAAGCAGGGAAATAGATTTGGTGTTAAACTTAAAGCTAGTGCACCATCTCTGCACTTTATAAGAGCAGATATCGAGACAGAAATTTCACCTATAATGGGAACAGAGCGAGAAAGTGAAGAAATGGTTAAATCACTTTTGGAACAATTTGAAAGTGATCCGTCTAAGATTTGGCAAAGCAACATGTTTGGCAAGTCACTAGAAATACTTGTAAAAGAGGGACTTCAAAATAAGCTGTATAAAATGCCTGAGGATGTGCAAATTAAGATACAAAAAACTCTTCAGAAGATTATTAATGAGGGAAATGGCGGTTTGATTTGTATAATCCTTTAA